The following proteins come from a genomic window of Carassius auratus strain Wakin chromosome 18, ASM336829v1, whole genome shotgun sequence:
- the LOC113118799 gene encoding extracellular calcium-sensing receptor-like — MWTTLIIFLYLSFKFISAASVLRSGTCQLQGRFRLNGMYQTGDVILGGLFEVHFLTVFPELSFRTEPKPPYCEQFDMASFQQAQTMAFAIDEINKNPNLLPNITLGYHLYDNCVMLGMAFRAAFSLVSGTEESFSNLNCTGPPPVIGIVGDSNSTPSIAISSVLGLFRVPIVSYLATCSCLSNREKYPSFFRTVPSDAFQVRAMIKILKHFGWTWVGLVYSDEDYGNHAAQSFLQDVQVFGGCVAFSEILPLDNNRKDIQHTVGVIQASTARVVVVFSTSTYLLPLMDEVVLQNVTDRQWIASEAWSTSHLFHTQRFLPFLGGTLGIAIRRGEIQGLHEFLLHLRPNNDQRNNMVRIFWENMFKCRFNIGGRGEKMCSGQEDLSNTDTSYTDVSELRASYNVYKTVYAVAHALHDLMQCEEGRGPFSGNKCADITNLQPWQLVHYLQKVNFTTGFGDLVSFDKNGDALAIYDVLNWQPSSDGLIVVRTVGVVNEGAATGKVLTLDEEALYWNFETKKPPRSVCSESCPPGTRRARRKGLPVCCFDCLPCGDGEISHTTDADECTICPDDFWSNPDKDRCVPKEEEFLSYDDALGISLTTASLLGTCFCALVLAIFAHHRNTPIVRANNSELSFLLLLSLKLCFLCVLLFIGRPKLWTCQLRHAVFGISFVLCISSILVKTMVVIAVFKSSRPEGKGAMKWFGAAQQRCTVLVLTALQVIICIVWLSNASPTPHKNSQYISSKIVYECTIGSVAGFAVLLGYIGFLAAVSFLLAFLARNLPDNFNEAKFITFSMLIFCAVWIAFVPAYVSSPGKYAVAVEIFAILASSFGLLVAIFAPKCYIILSHPEKNTKKNIMGRETQNK, encoded by the exons ATGTGGACCACTCTAATTATCTTCCTGTATCTTTCCTTTAAATTTATTTCTGCAGCTTCAGTCCTAAGATCAGGTACCTGTCAGCTTCAGGGACGCTTCAGGTTGAATGGAATGTACCAGACTGGAGATGTCATACTCGGAGGCCTGTTTGAGGTTCACTTCCTCACAGTGTTTCCAGAGCTGAGCTTCAGAACAGAGCCGAAGCCACCGTACTGTGAGCA ATTTGATATGGCAAGTTTCCAGCAGGCACAAACCATGGCTTTTGCTATAGATGAGATCAATAAAAATCCAAACCTGCTGCCTAACATCACTCTTGGTTACCATCTTTATGACAACTGTGTGATGCTAGGAATGGCATTCCGGGCTGCCTTTTCTCTGGTTAGTGGAACAGAGGAGTCCTTCTCTAACCTCAACTGCACTGGCCCACCTCCAGTCATTGGGATTGTCGGGGATTCAAATTCCACTCCTTCTATTGCAATTTCCAGTGTTCTGGGGCTATTTCGAGTACCTATA GTTAGCTACCTTGCCACCTGTTCCTGTTTGAGTAACAGAGAAAAATACCCATCTTTCTTCAGAACAGTCCCCAGTGATGCTTTCCAAGTGAGGGCAATGAtcaagattttaaaacattttggatGGACTTGGGTTGGTCTTGTCTACAGTGATGAAGACTATGGCAATCACGCTGCTCAATCCTTCCTCCAGGATGTGCAGGTGTTTGGAGGGTGTGTTGCTTTTTCTGAAATCTTGCCTCTAGATAACAACCGCAAAGATATTCAGCATACAGTGGGAGTGATACAAGCCTCTACAGCGAGAGTGGTGGTGGTGTTTTCCACTTCAACATATCTGTTGCCTTTGATGGATGAAGTGGTATTGCAGAATGTAACAGACAGACAATGGATTGCAAGTGAAGCCTGGTCTACTTCACACTTATTTCACACTCAGCGTTTTTTGCCCTTCCTAGGGGGCACACTGGGCATTGCCATTAGGCGTGGAGAGATTCAAGGACTTCATGAATTTCTACTACATCTCCGTCCTAATAATGATCAAAGAAACAATATGGTGAGAATCTTTTGGGAGAACATGTTTAAGTGCAGATTTAACATTGGAGGAAGAGGAGAAAAAATGTGTTCAGGGCAAGAGGATCTGAGCAACACAGATACATCATACACTGATGTTTCAGAGCTGAGGGCCTCATATAATGTGTATAAAACAGTTTATGCAGTGGCACATGCACTTCATGACCTAATGCAGTGTGAGGAGGGGAGAGGACCATTCAGTGGGAACAAATGTGCAGATATAACCAACTTGCAGCCCTGGCAA CTGGTTCACTACCTACAGAAAGTGAACTTCACCACAGGTTTTGGGGATCTTGTTTCATTTGATAAGAATGGAGATGCTCTGGCAATCTATGATGTGCTGAACTGGCAGCCAAGCTCTGATGGGTTAATTGTTGTCCGCACAGTTGGTGTGGTAAATGAAGGGGCAGCAACAGGAAAGGTGCTCACACTGGACGAGGAAGCATTGTACTGGAACTTTGagacaaaaaaa CCCCCACGGTCTGTGTGCAGTGAGAGCTGCCCCCCAGGAACCAGACGTGCCAGGAGGAAGGGTCTTCCTGTCTGCTGTTTTGACTGCTTGCCATGTGGAGATGGAGAAATTTCTCATACAACCG ATGCTGATGAGTGTACTATATGTCCTGATGATTTCTGGTCCAATCCAGATAAAGACAGGTGTGTTCCTAAAGAAGAAGAATTTTTATCATATGATGATGCTCTGGGAATCTCTCTGACCACTGCTTCCCTGCTTGGCACCTGCTTCTGTGCTCTTGTGTTGGCCATCTTTGCTCATCACCGTAACACTCCCATAGTACGCGCCAACAATTCAGAGCTCAGCTTTCTGTTGCTGTTATCACTTAAACTGTGTTTCCTGTGTGTGCTACTGTTCATTGGTCGGCCAAAATTGTGGACATGTCAGTTAAGACATGCTGTGTTTGGCATAAGCTTTGTCCTGTGCATCTCCAGCATCCTGGTCAAAACTATGGTGGTAATAGCCGTATTCAAGTCATCTCGACCAGAGGGTAAAGGTGCAATGAAATGGTTTGGAGCAGCTCAACAAAGATGCACAGTTCTGGTCCTAACAGCACTCCAGGTGATAATATGCATTGTCTGGCTTTCAAATGCTTCTCCAACACCCCATAAAAATAGCCAGTATATTAGCTCCAAAATAGTATATGAATGTACCATTGGTTCAGTGGCCGGGTTTGCAGTGCTTCTGGGATACATTGGCTTCCTAGCAGCAGTTAGTTTCCTGTTAGCTTTCCTGGCAAGGAACCTTCCAGATAATTTTAACGAAGCGAAGTTCATCACCTTTAGCATGCTGATCTTCTGTGCTGTGTGGATTGCATTTGTCCCAGCATATGTGAGCTCACCAGGGAAATATGCAGTAGCCGTGGAGATATTTGCCATCCTAGCTTCTAGTTTTGGATTACTGGTTGCCATATTTGCCCCAAAGTGCTACATCATCCTTTCACATCCAgagaaaaacactaaaaaaaacataatgggaAGAGAAACACAAAATAAGTAG